A genome region from Streptomyces pratensis includes the following:
- a CDS encoding carbohydrate-binding module family 20 domain-containing protein — MARRPLSGALALALGAAVLAVPTGLGAAGTAQAAPPGEKDVTAVMFEWKFSSVAKACTDSLGPAGYGFVQVSPPQEHIQGAQWWTSYQPVSYKIAGRLGDRTAFANMVSTCHSAGVKVIADSVINHMSAGSGTGTGGSSYTKYDYPGFYSVNDMNDCQTQIGSNYGNRANVQNCELVGLADLDTGEDYVRGKIAGYLNDLLSLGVDGFRIDAAKHMPATDLANIKSRLTNTGVYWKHEAIFGAGEAVSPSEYLGSGDVQEFRYGRSLKQVFNNENLANLKNFGEGWGFMESGRSAVFVDNHDTERGGDTLNYKDGSKYTLASVFMLAYPYGSPDVHSGYEFSSHDAGPPNDGQVNACYSDGWKCQHAWREISSMVGFRNAARGQAVSNWWDNGGDQIAFGRGSKAYVAINHEGSSLTRTFQTALPAGDYCDVQSGKGVTVNGSGQFTATLGSGTAVALHVNARTCTGGGTDPDPDPGTGEAGASFGVNATTQLGQNIYVTGNQAALGNWAPGSALKLDPATYPVWKLDVALPAGTSFAYKYIRKDASGNVTWESGANRTATVPASGKVTLTADVWRS, encoded by the coding sequence ATGGCACGCAGACCCTTGTCTGGCGCGCTCGCCCTGGCCCTGGGCGCCGCTGTCCTCGCCGTCCCCACCGGGCTCGGCGCCGCCGGGACCGCTCAGGCCGCACCGCCCGGCGAGAAGGACGTCACCGCGGTGATGTTCGAATGGAAGTTCTCCTCCGTGGCCAAGGCGTGCACGGACAGCCTCGGCCCCGCGGGTTACGGGTTCGTCCAGGTCTCGCCGCCCCAGGAGCACATCCAGGGCGCCCAGTGGTGGACCTCCTACCAGCCGGTCAGCTACAAGATCGCCGGCCGCCTCGGCGACCGCACGGCCTTCGCGAACATGGTCAGCACGTGCCACAGCGCGGGCGTCAAGGTCATAGCCGACTCGGTCATCAACCACATGTCGGCCGGTTCCGGCACCGGCACGGGCGGCTCCTCGTACACCAAGTACGACTACCCGGGGTTCTACTCGGTCAACGACATGAACGACTGTCAGACCCAGATAGGCAGCAACTACGGCAACCGCGCCAACGTCCAGAACTGCGAACTGGTAGGTCTCGCCGACCTGGACACCGGTGAGGACTACGTCCGCGGCAAGATCGCCGGCTACCTCAACGACCTGCTCTCCCTCGGCGTGGACGGCTTCCGCATCGACGCCGCGAAGCACATGCCCGCCACCGACCTGGCGAACATCAAGTCGCGGCTGACCAACACCGGCGTGTACTGGAAGCACGAGGCGATCTTCGGGGCGGGCGAGGCCGTCTCGCCCTCCGAGTACCTCGGCAGCGGAGACGTCCAGGAGTTCCGCTACGGCCGCAGCCTCAAGCAGGTCTTCAACAACGAGAACCTCGCCAACCTCAAGAACTTCGGCGAGGGCTGGGGCTTCATGGAGTCCGGCAGGTCCGCGGTCTTCGTCGACAACCACGACACCGAGCGCGGCGGCGACACCCTGAACTACAAGGACGGCTCTAAGTACACCCTGGCCAGTGTCTTCATGCTGGCCTACCCCTACGGCTCGCCGGACGTCCACTCCGGCTACGAGTTCAGCAGCCACGACGCCGGACCGCCCAACGACGGCCAGGTGAACGCCTGCTACAGCGACGGCTGGAAGTGCCAGCACGCCTGGCGCGAGATCTCCTCCATGGTCGGCTTCCGCAACGCCGCCCGTGGTCAGGCCGTCTCGAACTGGTGGGACAACGGCGGCGACCAGATCGCGTTCGGCCGTGGCTCCAAGGCGTACGTCGCCATCAACCACGAGGGCTCCTCGCTGACCCGCACCTTCCAGACCGCGCTTCCCGCCGGTGACTACTGCGACGTCCAGTCAGGCAAGGGCGTCACCGTCAACGGCTCCGGGCAGTTCACCGCCACCCTCGGCTCCGGCACCGCCGTCGCCCTGCACGTCAACGCCCGTACCTGCACGGGCGGAGGCACCGACCCGGACCCGGACCCCGGCACGGGTGAGGCAGGCGCCTCCTTCGGCGTCAACGCCACCACCCAGCTCGGCCAGAACATCTACGTCACCGGCAACCAGGCCGCGCTCGGCAACTGGGCGCCCGGCAGCGCCCTGAAGCTGGACCCGGCGACGTACCCCGTCTGGAAGCTCGATGTCGCCCTGCCCGCGGGCACGTCCTTCGCATACAAGTACATCCGCAAGGACGCGAGCGGCAACGTCACCTGGGAGAGCGGCGCCAACCGCACCGCCACCGTGCCGGCCTCCGGCAAGGTCACGCTGACCGCCGACGTCTGGCGCAGCTGA
- a CDS encoding helix-turn-helix domain-containing protein: MGTQQITAPPCAQPVASGVIHSNVRHTAGFTVIGNHLAQHRGLSLVAIGLAVHIQSLPAGAKVGIKHLAGRFPESETRIAAALRELEAVGYLHRSRVRLADGRIVTRTVSFNQPGAEAAAAPAAPRPRVVRGTAAPEPVPAPTPAPQPPCAPAPEHQPQAVLVPSPTARTVPPPPLPQPQALTPELQRTAAAILADLRRHAPQLVLSAADIEMLAPGVATWLERDADLETVRHALSHDLPVRLKHPAKLLRHRITALLPPPLPGTLELAPVRPGVIVIPLQNCDRCDRAFRSRHPGHCRDCRTDLPTAA; encoded by the coding sequence ATGGGTACCCAGCAGATTACCGCGCCCCCGTGCGCCCAGCCGGTTGCGTCCGGTGTGATCCACAGCAACGTCCGGCACACCGCAGGCTTCACCGTCATCGGCAACCACCTCGCCCAGCACCGTGGCCTCTCCCTCGTCGCGATCGGACTGGCCGTGCACATCCAGTCGCTGCCCGCCGGAGCGAAGGTCGGCATCAAGCATCTGGCGGGCCGCTTCCCGGAGAGCGAGACCCGGATCGCCGCCGCCCTGCGGGAGTTGGAGGCGGTGGGCTATCTGCACCGCAGCCGCGTACGCCTCGCCGACGGCCGGATCGTGACCCGCACAGTCTCGTTCAACCAGCCGGGCGCGGAGGCCGCTGCCGCACCCGCTGCCCCTCGGCCCCGGGTCGTACGCGGCACGGCGGCGCCCGAGCCGGTTCCCGCCCCCACGCCCGCGCCGCAGCCGCCGTGCGCACCCGCGCCGGAACACCAGCCGCAGGCCGTCCTCGTGCCGTCCCCGACGGCCCGTACGGTGCCGCCTCCGCCGCTTCCGCAGCCGCAGGCGCTCACCCCGGAGCTTCAGCGGACGGCCGCCGCGATCCTCGCCGACCTGCGCCGCCATGCGCCCCAACTGGTGCTGTCTGCCGCCGACATCGAGATGCTCGCGCCCGGCGTCGCCACCTGGCTGGAGCGGGACGCCGACCTGGAGACCGTCCGCCACGCCCTGTCCCACGACCTGCCGGTCCGGCTCAAGCACCCGGCCAAGCTCCTCCGGCACCGGATCACGGCGCTCCTGCCGCCTCCGCTCCCCGGCACCCTCGAGCTGGCCCCCGTACGCCCCGGAGTGATCGTCATCCCGCTCCAGAACTGTGACCGCTGCGACCGGGCCTTCCGCTCGCGCCACCCCGGCCACTGCCGTGACTGCCGCACCGACCTGCCCACAGCCGCCTGA
- a CDS encoding ATP-binding protein — protein MTQEITRTEHSAPARQFAVLLSPTRRGARLARLLEAAHVGEWGLPVEPAAHIVAELAANAVLHGRVQGRDFRLSLAIHQEALLRIEVTDTRADRLPPGPGALAVTGGDAESGRGLLIVEALADRWGVDLGPLPRKTVWAELDLVP, from the coding sequence GTGACCCAAGAAATCACCCGAACCGAACATTCCGCTCCCGCAAGGCAGTTCGCCGTGCTGCTGTCTCCCACCCGCCGGGGCGCCCGGCTCGCCCGCCTGCTCGAGGCGGCGCACGTGGGGGAGTGGGGCCTGCCCGTCGAGCCGGCCGCGCACATCGTGGCGGAGCTGGCCGCGAACGCCGTTCTGCACGGGCGCGTGCAGGGGCGGGACTTCCGGCTGAGCCTCGCGATCCATCAGGAGGCTCTTCTCCGGATCGAGGTGACCGACACCCGGGCCGATCGGCTCCCTCCCGGGCCCGGCGCTCTCGCCGTGACGGGCGGTGACGCGGAGTCGGGGCGAGGCCTGCTGATCGTCGAAGCGCTCGCGGACCGCTGGGGCGTCGACCTCGGGCCCCTGCCTCGCAAGACGGTCTGGGCCGAACTCGATCTTGTGCCGTGA
- a CDS encoding helix-turn-helix domain-containing protein, which produces MSVDEAGTRHKDGGADEPGWDVDPDDEPGVALVASVGRQIKAWRDAAGMRAAEFGAAIGYGEDLVFKVEGGRRIPRPEFLDKADDVLGAGGKLSMFKKEMAEARYPRKIRELAKLEARAVELSAYGSHNLHGLLQTEEYARALFGMRRPAYSPDEVERLVAARVARQSVFKRSPTPELSFVQEEVTLRRHLGGRMVLRRQLERLLDVGQLRNVEIQVMPTGRDDHAGMGGEMQVLKFEDGSAVGRSEGDFGSRPVADPKHLRIIELRCGIIRAQALTPRESLAFIEQALGET; this is translated from the coding sequence ATGAGCGTGGATGAGGCTGGTACGCGGCACAAGGACGGCGGGGCGGACGAGCCCGGCTGGGACGTCGATCCCGACGACGAGCCGGGGGTGGCGCTGGTCGCCTCCGTGGGCCGCCAGATCAAGGCCTGGCGGGATGCGGCGGGCATGCGGGCCGCAGAGTTCGGTGCGGCGATCGGGTACGGGGAGGACCTGGTCTTCAAGGTGGAGGGCGGGAGGCGTATCCCCCGGCCCGAGTTCCTGGACAAGGCGGACGATGTCCTGGGGGCAGGGGGCAAGCTCTCCATGTTCAAGAAGGAGATGGCGGAGGCGCGGTACCCGAGAAAGATTCGGGAGCTGGCAAAGCTGGAGGCACGAGCGGTCGAGCTCTCGGCCTACGGCAGCCACAATCTCCATGGCCTGTTGCAGACTGAGGAGTACGCGCGGGCGCTCTTCGGAATGCGGCGGCCGGCCTACTCACCTGACGAGGTGGAGAGACTTGTGGCCGCTCGGGTGGCTCGACAGTCTGTCTTTAAACGGTCACCCACACCAGAACTCAGCTTTGTCCAGGAAGAGGTGACGCTGCGCCGCCATCTCGGAGGCAGAATGGTCCTACGCCGTCAGCTCGAACGCCTTTTGGACGTCGGCCAGTTGCGCAACGTCGAGATCCAGGTCATGCCGACTGGACGCGACGACCATGCGGGCATGGGAGGGGAGATGCAAGTGCTGAAGTTCGAAGACGGCTCCGCCGTGGGGCGCTCCGAAGGGGACTTCGGGAGCCGCCCGGTAGCAGACCCGAAACACCTCCGGATCATCGAACTGCGGTGTGGCATCATCCGGGCTCAGGCTCTCACGCCTCGGGAGTCGCTGGCCTTCATCGAGCAAGCGCTAGGAGAGACATGA
- a CDS encoding DUF397 domain-containing protein has protein sequence MIHKPSAGVPTELEWFKSSYSDSSNSNECVEVAAAPGAVRVRDSKSVPGPHLGFTSTAWQAFLAYASED, from the coding sequence ATGATCCACAAGCCCTCCGCCGGGGTGCCCACGGAGCTGGAGTGGTTCAAGAGCAGCTACAGCGACAGCAGCAACAGCAACGAGTGCGTTGAGGTTGCGGCAGCCCCTGGTGCCGTGCGGGTTCGCGACTCCAAAAGCGTTCCCGGGCCGCACCTCGGGTTCACCTCGACAGCGTGGCAAGCCTTCCTTGCATACGCCTCCGAGGACTGA
- a CDS encoding DUF397 domain-containing protein, whose amino-acid sequence MVHKPSAEAARELTWFKSSYSDSSSGNDCVEVATAPGVVHIRDSKSVPGPLLGFTPATWAAFLTYASER is encoded by the coding sequence ATGGTGCACAAGCCCTCCGCCGAGGCCGCCCGCGAACTGACCTGGTTCAAAAGCAGCTACAGCGACAGCAGCAGCGGCAACGACTGCGTCGAGGTGGCGACCGCACCCGGCGTGGTGCACATCCGCGACTCCAAAAGCGTTCCCGGCCCTCTCCTCGGCTTCACCCCCGCCACCTGGGCAGCCTTCCTGACCTACGCCTCCGAGCGCTGA
- a CDS encoding cellulase family glycosylhydrolase: MSPALLRIRPVAAAIGGALLFALTFTAAPAAPAAPVPDRTAATAGHQARAAAGLTAEITRTSAWDSGYGAAVAVTNNGGTAATGWTIEFDLPAGTDVTTHWSATKTRQGQHYTFTNVSYNGAIAPGQAASFGFNAGGLGLPLNCTINGAPCKGGGTTEPPTEPPAGASPVAVNGQLTVCGTKLCNEHGNLVQLRGMSSHGTQWYPQCLTGGSLDALADDWKADVLRVSTYVQEDGYETDPEHFTDLANNLIQQATDRGLYVIVDWHMLSPGDPNANLANARKFFTDIANRNKTKSNILYEIANEPSGVSWPQIKSYAEQIIPVIRNIDSDAPVLVGTRAWSSFGVSEGADESEVVNNQVNASNIMYTFHFYAYSHRDEYLATLSRAADKLPVFVTEFGTQNYAGEGDNDFAMSQRYLDLMAAKKISWVNWNFSDDHRTGAVFKTGTCDGGGPWAGTSSLKPAGVWIRDRIGTPDDFRTS; this comes from the coding sequence ATGAGCCCCGCACTTCTACGGATCCGCCCGGTCGCCGCCGCGATCGGCGGTGCCTTGCTCTTCGCGCTGACCTTCACCGCCGCGCCGGCTGCGCCCGCCGCCCCCGTCCCGGACCGCACGGCCGCCACCGCCGGACACCAGGCGCGGGCCGCCGCCGGGCTGACCGCGGAGATCACCCGGACGTCGGCCTGGGACAGCGGCTACGGTGCCGCCGTGGCCGTCACCAACAACGGCGGCACGGCGGCGACCGGCTGGACCATCGAGTTCGACCTGCCGGCCGGGACGGACGTCACCACCCACTGGTCCGCCACCAAGACCCGGCAAGGGCAGCACTACACCTTCACCAACGTCTCCTACAACGGCGCCATCGCCCCCGGCCAGGCGGCGAGCTTCGGGTTCAACGCCGGGGGGCTCGGGCTGCCCCTCAACTGCACGATCAACGGCGCGCCCTGCAAGGGCGGCGGGACCACCGAGCCGCCCACCGAGCCGCCGGCCGGTGCGAGCCCGGTCGCCGTCAACGGGCAGCTCACCGTGTGCGGTACCAAGCTCTGCAACGAGCACGGCAACCTCGTCCAGCTGCGCGGCATGAGCAGCCACGGCACGCAGTGGTACCCGCAATGCCTGACCGGAGGCTCGCTGGACGCCCTGGCGGACGACTGGAAGGCCGACGTCCTGCGCGTCTCCACGTACGTGCAGGAGGACGGCTACGAGACCGACCCCGAGCACTTCACCGACCTCGCGAACAACCTCATCCAGCAGGCGACCGACCGCGGACTGTACGTCATCGTCGACTGGCACATGCTCAGCCCGGGTGACCCGAACGCCAACCTCGCCAACGCGCGGAAGTTCTTCACCGACATCGCGAACCGCAACAAGACGAAGAGCAACATCCTCTACGAGATCGCCAACGAACCCAGTGGCGTGAGCTGGCCGCAGATCAAGAGCTACGCGGAGCAGATCATCCCGGTCATCCGGAACATCGACTCCGACGCCCCCGTCCTCGTCGGCACCCGCGCCTGGTCCTCGTTCGGCGTGTCCGAGGGAGCCGATGAATCCGAGGTCGTGAACAACCAGGTCAACGCCTCCAACATCATGTACACCTTCCACTTCTACGCCTACTCGCACCGCGACGAGTACCTGGCGACCCTCTCCCGGGCCGCCGACAAGCTCCCCGTGTTCGTCACGGAGTTCGGCACCCAGAACTACGCGGGTGAGGGAGACAACGACTTCGCCATGTCCCAGCGCTACCTCGACCTGATGGCGGCCAAGAAGATCAGCTGGGTCAACTGGAACTTCTCCGACGACCACCGCACCGGTGCCGTCTTCAAGACCGGCACCTGCGACGGCGGAGGCCCCTGGGCCGGGACCTCGTCACTGAAGCCCGCCGGAGTCTGGATCCGCGACCGGATCGGGACCCCGGACGACTTCCGGACGAGCTGA